In Isoptericola variabilis 225, the genomic window CGCGTGGGCCGACGCGATCAGCGGTACCGGCACCTCGGCGGGCCCCGCGCCCGACGTCGTGACCCTCCCCGCGCTCGACCCCGACCTCGGGGCGCTCGCGCACGCGGGCCTGAGCGACGACGGCATCGCCGCGGCCGCGAACCCCGAGCTCGGCGTCGGCGGGTGGGAGCCCCCGTCGGCGTGGTCGACGTCGCTCGCGTGGCCCGTCGGGGCGCCCGACGTCGAGACCCTCGGTGCCGCGCGCGCCGCGGGCGCCGACCACGTGCTCGTCCCGGACGGGCTCGAGACCCGCGGCGGAACCGCCGCGACCGCGCTCGCCCGCGTGGAGACGCCGCGCGGGCCGGTCTCCGCAGTGGTCGCCGACCCGTCCCTGTCCACGGCCCTGGCGGCCGCCGCGACCCGCGGCGCCGGCCCCACGCTCGCCGACGCCCGCCGCCTGCTCGCCGACACCGCGGTGCTGGCCAACCAGGCCGCGGCCCGCGTGCTCGCCCAGGGCGGCCCGGACGGCGAGCCCGTGCACGTCGTCGCCGCCATGCCGCGCGACTGGGCGCCGGACCCGGCCGCGATGCGCTCCCTGCTCGAGGAGCTCGAGGCGAGCGGCTGGGTCGACGTGGTGCCCTTCACCGACCTGCTCGACCGCCCGGCGCCCCGGGTCGAGGGGGAGCCGCTCCCGGGGTCGGAGCCGGACGCCGCCGAGCTCGACCCCGCGACCGTGCGCCGGCTCGCGGACGCGCGCGCCGCCGTCGACGCGTACGCGAGCGTCGCCGCCGAGCCGGCCACGCTCGCGGGCGGGATCGACGCGGCCCTCACCGCGCCGCTCGCGGTCGCGTACCGCTCGGCGCCCGACGCGCGCGGCACCGCCGTCGAGTCCGCGCTGGCCCGCGCCGACGAGCTCCGCGCCGGGCTGAGCGTCGTCCCGCGCGGGACGCCGACGCTCATCTCGGACACCGGGGACCTGCCCGTGCGCGTCCGCAACGACCTGCCCGTCGACGCGACGGTCACCGTCGTGCTGCGCCCGGACGACCCGCGGCTCGTCGTCGAGGACCGGCCGACCGTCGTCGTCCCCGCCGAGAGCGCGGTCGACGTGCCCGTACGGGTCCGCGCGATCGGCTCGGGCGACGTCGGCATCCGCGTGGAGGTCCTCGCGCCCAGCGGCACGCCGGTGCTCCAGCCGACGTCGTTCGAGGTGCGCGTGCGCGCCGGCTGGGAGACCGTCGGGACCGCGGTCGTCGCCGCGGCGATCGGGCTGCTGTTCGTGGGCGGGATCTGGCGTACCGTACGGCG contains:
- a CDS encoding DUF6049 family protein — its product is MPRLLRALVALGVPVATLLGPLAALPAAGAEPRAAVTTSAHDGVTVELVSSTPTVAGPGDTVRVTVRVTNEGPEPVEDLDVDLGAGWRPVTSREALARWADEESNRTAGTRQATETVEAVPPGGSADVTLEMDVDADLQLRSDAPWGPRQMSVAVRDAEGTADVLHTFFLFDPVDGTGPASPPAEIRLSVLAPVTGPPLDPADPEAYAAGVDVLTAPGGGLAGTLDLAVPDGGGPAVSLAVDPAVVATAASSDDTETLAWADAISGTGTSAGPAPDVVTLPALDPDLGALAHAGLSDDGIAAAANPELGVGGWEPPSAWSTSLAWPVGAPDVETLGAARAAGADHVLVPDGLETRGGTAATALARVETPRGPVSAVVADPSLSTALAAAATRGAGPTLADARRLLADTAVLANQAAARVLAQGGPDGEPVHVVAAMPRDWAPDPAAMRSLLEELEASGWVDVVPFTDLLDRPAPRVEGEPLPGSEPDAAELDPATVRRLADARAAVDAYASVAAEPATLAGGIDAALTAPLAVAYRSAPDARGTAVESALARADELRAGLSVVPRGTPTLISDTGDLPVRVRNDLPVDATVTVVLRPDDPRLVVEDRPTVVVPAESAVDVPVRVRAIGSGDVGIRVEVLAPSGTPVLQPTSFEVRVRAGWETVGTAVVAAAIGLLFVGGIWRTVRRGRSARRTTGERVAPAPTEAPATAPTPVVPPRQSQPEDHTA